A single window of Marinobacter sp. LA51 DNA harbors:
- a CDS encoding putative bifunctional diguanylate cyclase/phosphodiesterase: MKNSFKVEHRLGYRIFGRILAIALISGVIISTVQVILDAGRVSKDLDSQAAQTISMVRDAATQAVFSIDSELAQQVVDGLFAMDAVHLAAIVHPDGEALGARNRPLHQISFRPMTDPIFDADRSYRVPLVRDEAPDTVYGYLEVHYDTVPTARTWLNRATVTFASGVATALILGVVLYLVFHLLLTRPLLRIVHSVKAVDPEHPDDRLVTIPAGHDRDELGLWVNATNNLLVAIADTQKRHREAEDRVSRLSRYDQLTGLPSRDTFMELLARDIQEAETRKGLLSLMVCGIDDFKSVNEQCGFRSGDLILQTVADRLTGQLGSSRFTIARLGSDQFVIVEKNLRDGFQAADTAERILACIGRPMMVENQHVAMTATVGVALFPSDADKADRLLQSAEQTMTLAKQSGNDHFQFYVASIDQEIRDRRQMEKDLSQALANKEFHLVYQPQISLETRRVIGAEALIRWEHPVRGLVPPDDFIPISEANGIIVEIGQWVLDQACAQAARWADQGTPLRIAVNLSAVQLRQASIVADILDTLHRHDIPAGRLELEVTETSFMTNLSDAVAKLHRLNKAGISIAVDDFGTGYSSLTYLKQMPVQHLKIDKQFIRDLLVNEDDTRIANTIIDLGKSLNLSVVAEGVETAEQEYYLTQRGCKLAQGYFFSKPLLPNDFERFVEGFHEQLVENNI; this comes from the coding sequence ATGAAAAACTCCTTCAAGGTTGAGCATCGCCTGGGCTACCGCATCTTCGGGCGCATTCTCGCCATAGCCCTTATCAGTGGTGTCATTATCAGCACCGTGCAGGTGATCCTGGACGCCGGGCGTGTTTCCAAGGACCTTGATAGCCAGGCTGCACAGACCATCTCCATGGTCAGGGACGCAGCTACCCAGGCAGTTTTCAGCATTGATTCAGAGCTGGCCCAGCAAGTGGTGGATGGGCTCTTCGCCATGGATGCCGTTCACCTGGCCGCCATTGTCCATCCTGATGGCGAGGCTCTTGGCGCCCGCAACCGCCCCTTGCACCAAATTTCGTTCCGACCGATGACCGATCCAATCTTTGATGCCGACCGAAGCTACCGGGTACCCCTGGTTCGCGATGAAGCACCGGATACGGTCTATGGCTATCTCGAAGTTCATTACGACACCGTCCCCACTGCCAGAACCTGGCTTAATCGGGCGACCGTCACCTTTGCCTCCGGGGTCGCGACCGCACTCATACTCGGCGTGGTGCTTTATCTTGTTTTCCACCTGCTCCTGACCCGGCCTCTGCTACGCATCGTGCACTCCGTGAAAGCGGTAGATCCGGAACACCCGGACGACCGCCTGGTGACTATCCCGGCCGGCCACGATCGGGATGAATTGGGGCTGTGGGTGAATGCCACCAACAACCTGCTGGTGGCCATCGCAGACACCCAGAAACGCCATCGCGAGGCCGAAGATCGGGTCAGTCGACTTTCCCGGTACGACCAACTGACCGGACTGCCAAGCCGCGACACTTTCATGGAGCTGCTCGCCCGGGATATTCAGGAAGCGGAAACCCGCAAAGGGCTGTTATCGTTGATGGTGTGCGGTATTGATGACTTCAAATCCGTGAACGAGCAGTGTGGTTTCCGCAGTGGCGACCTGATTCTGCAAACCGTCGCTGACCGCCTCACAGGCCAGCTCGGCAGCTCCCGCTTCACCATTGCCCGCCTGGGAAGTGACCAGTTCGTGATCGTCGAAAAAAACCTGCGAGATGGTTTTCAGGCGGCTGACACTGCCGAACGGATTCTTGCCTGCATCGGCCGCCCGATGATGGTTGAAAACCAGCATGTGGCGATGACGGCCACCGTGGGTGTGGCCCTGTTCCCCTCAGACGCCGATAAGGCCGACCGCTTGCTGCAGAGCGCCGAGCAAACCATGACCCTGGCCAAGCAGAGCGGCAATGATCACTTCCAGTTCTACGTTGCCAGCATTGATCAGGAAATTCGTGATCGCCGGCAGATGGAAAAGGATCTGTCCCAGGCCCTGGCCAACAAAGAATTCCACCTGGTCTATCAGCCCCAGATCAGCCTTGAGACCCGCCGTGTTATCGGCGCTGAAGCGCTGATCCGTTGGGAACACCCGGTACGAGGTCTGGTGCCGCCAGACGACTTCATTCCTATTTCCGAAGCCAACGGCATCATTGTTGAAATTGGCCAATGGGTTCTGGACCAGGCCTGCGCCCAGGCCGCACGCTGGGCCGACCAAGGCACACCCCTGCGCATTGCCGTCAACCTGTCTGCCGTCCAGCTGCGCCAGGCCAGCATTGTCGCCGATATTCTGGACACCCTGCACCGGCACGACATCCCCGCTGGCCGACTTGAGCTGGAAGTCACCGAAACCAGCTTCATGACCAACCTGTCGGATGCGGTCGCGAAACTACACCGCCTGAACAAGGCCGGTATCAGCATTGCCGTTGACGATTTTGGTACCGGCTATTCATCGCTGACTTACCTGAAGCAGATGCCGGTCCAGCACCTGAAAATCGACAAACAGTTCATTCGCGACCTTTTGGTAAACGAAGATGACACCCGAATTGCCAATACCATCATTGATCTGGGCAAGAGTCTGAATCTCTCGGTGGTGGCCGAGGGCGTGGAAACTGCCGAGCAGGAATATTATCTGACTCAGCGCGGTTGTAAGCTCGCACAGGGTTATTTCTTCAGTAAGCCACTGCTACCCAATGACTTCGAACGGTTCGTGGAAGGCTTTCATGAGCAGCTGGTCGAGAACAACATTTAA
- a CDS encoding M48 family metallopeptidase, translated as MAHSGFFQRQASARRNTSVLVVLFLTAVVLITLAVSLVGYFVTRSESSGLAFLDWLLSRHGLLTAATVVTLIGVTSLIRWVDLAGGGERVAKMVGARPIDPDTRDQDERQLRNVVEEMAIASGVPVPELYVMDQETGINAFVAGYTPGEAVMVVTHGTLTQLNRDELQGVVGHEFSHIFNGDMRLNVRLIALLSGILMIGQIGGFLMRMSFYSRHRSVRSSGDNRGQAAIGVIGIALLIIGYVGVFFGRLIQAAVSRQRELLADASSVQFTRNPEGIAGALFKIGLRGGYLDTTSHASDMNHMCFGESARMKFASLLASHPPIEERINQIQPGMLARLRSRLRDTQPGADLRAATSSQGPAQATGFADLGAEVVAPLRRTSTSPLASSDEATASSATGKLSERVGTVSPQGEAFATRLLARLPATFRSLLYTRAGAIQLCYAMVIADVSREEQHRMLAMIPEHPVLGGQQELLNKLTPALKSIGEEVRFPALELAMPALRKLDPEEREGLITNVQKLVAADNRMSLFELALTSFLSRHLGATAGQVMPVRYRKYRPVMPAIQKLLSLFARAGTKSASDAESLYREAMAGFANTKRQNTKGEDQAVLEKVTMRQLREALTALNGLSPLLKPAIIDACGHCITHDGHVDVREYELMRLVADQIDCPMPPLTA; from the coding sequence ATGGCTCATTCCGGTTTTTTCCAGCGCCAGGCCAGTGCCCGGCGCAATACCAGCGTGCTGGTCGTGCTGTTCCTGACGGCGGTGGTACTGATCACGCTTGCCGTTTCCCTGGTCGGTTACTTTGTCACTCGCAGTGAGTCCTCCGGCCTGGCCTTCCTCGATTGGCTGCTGTCCCGCCATGGCTTACTCACTGCTGCGACAGTAGTCACCCTGATCGGCGTCACGTCCCTGATTCGCTGGGTTGATCTGGCCGGGGGCGGTGAGCGGGTTGCCAAGATGGTTGGTGCCCGTCCCATTGATCCTGACACCCGGGACCAGGACGAGCGCCAGCTCCGGAATGTGGTCGAGGAAATGGCCATCGCCAGTGGCGTGCCCGTACCCGAGCTGTACGTGATGGATCAGGAAACCGGCATCAATGCCTTTGTTGCCGGCTACACGCCGGGGGAAGCCGTCATGGTGGTAACCCATGGCACCCTGACTCAACTTAACCGTGATGAACTCCAGGGCGTGGTCGGTCATGAATTCAGCCATATTTTTAACGGTGATATGCGCCTGAACGTTCGCCTGATCGCCCTGCTGTCCGGCATTCTGATGATTGGCCAGATCGGCGGTTTCCTGATGCGGATGTCGTTCTACAGCCGCCATCGGTCTGTGCGCTCATCGGGCGATAATCGCGGCCAGGCCGCCATTGGCGTGATTGGCATCGCGCTGCTGATCATTGGCTACGTGGGCGTGTTCTTTGGCCGACTGATTCAGGCGGCAGTGTCCAGACAACGGGAATTGCTGGCCGATGCCTCTTCGGTGCAATTTACTCGTAACCCGGAAGGCATAGCCGGAGCCCTGTTCAAGATCGGCCTAAGAGGCGGCTACCTGGACACCACCAGCCACGCCAGCGACATGAACCACATGTGCTTCGGGGAAAGTGCGCGGATGAAGTTCGCCTCACTACTGGCCTCACACCCGCCCATCGAGGAGCGCATCAACCAGATTCAGCCCGGCATGCTAGCCCGCCTGCGAAGCCGGCTCCGGGATACCCAACCCGGAGCTGATCTGCGCGCCGCTACCAGCTCTCAGGGCCCGGCCCAGGCCACAGGTTTTGCCGATCTTGGGGCAGAGGTGGTGGCACCGCTCCGACGCACCAGTACGTCACCTCTGGCCTCAAGCGATGAGGCTACCGCTTCTTCGGCAACTGGCAAGCTGTCGGAACGGGTTGGCACCGTTTCTCCCCAGGGCGAGGCCTTCGCCACTCGCCTGTTAGCAAGGCTACCCGCTACGTTTCGCAGCCTGCTGTATACCCGCGCCGGCGCTATCCAGCTCTGCTATGCAATGGTGATCGCTGACGTATCCCGGGAGGAACAACATCGAATGCTGGCAATGATCCCCGAGCACCCGGTGCTGGGCGGCCAACAGGAACTGCTGAACAAGCTGACTCCCGCCCTGAAATCCATCGGCGAGGAAGTGCGATTCCCCGCCCTTGAACTGGCCATGCCGGCATTGCGGAAACTGGACCCGGAGGAACGGGAAGGTTTGATCACCAACGTCCAGAAGCTGGTCGCGGCGGACAACCGGATGTCGCTGTTCGAACTGGCCCTGACCAGTTTCCTGTCGCGCCACCTGGGCGCCACCGCCGGTCAGGTAATGCCGGTTCGGTACCGGAAATACCGGCCGGTAATGCCGGCAATCCAGAAGCTGCTGAGCCTGTTTGCGCGCGCCGGCACCAAGAGCGCCTCGGATGCCGAGTCGTTATACCGGGAAGCGATGGCAGGCTTTGCTAATACCAAGAGGCAGAATACAAAGGGGGAGGATCAAGCGGTTCTTGAGAAAGTAACCATGCGCCAGTTACGGGAGGCGTTGACCGCACTGAACGGGCTCTCGCCATTGCTCAAGCCCGCTATTATTGATGCCTGTGGGCACTGCATCACCCACGATGGTCATGTCGACGTCCGTGAATACGAACTGATGAGACTGGTGGCCGACCAGATCGACTGCCCGATGCCACCACTCACAGCTTAA
- a CDS encoding LemA family protein, producing MGTTVIGLIVIAVVVIYLVFIYNRLVSLRNQFKNGFAQIDVQLQRRHDLIPNLVEAAKAYLSHEQTTLTQVMEARNNAVSAQKDAARDPGDGTKIQRLGSAENLLNKALANFYAVAEDYPELKANETIQQLMEELSSTENRVAFARQAYNDGVMSYNIFREQFPNNILAGMCAFKETAQLELETPEARQAPKVAF from the coding sequence ATGGGAACAACTGTTATTGGCCTGATTGTTATCGCCGTCGTAGTCATCTACCTGGTGTTCATCTACAACCGACTGGTATCCCTGAGAAACCAGTTCAAAAACGGTTTCGCCCAGATCGACGTGCAGCTTCAACGTCGACACGACCTGATCCCTAATCTGGTTGAGGCCGCCAAGGCCTACCTGAGCCATGAGCAGACCACCCTTACCCAGGTCATGGAAGCCCGTAACAATGCTGTCAGCGCCCAGAAAGACGCGGCCCGCGATCCCGGGGACGGTACCAAGATACAACGTCTTGGCAGTGCAGAGAATCTGCTGAACAAGGCCCTGGCCAACTTCTATGCGGTGGCCGAGGATTACCCGGAGCTGAAGGCCAACGAAACCATCCAGCAATTGATGGAAGAGCTCTCCAGTACTGAAAATCGCGTCGCCTTCGCGCGCCAGGCCTACAACGATGGCGTTATGAGCTACAACATTTTCCGCGAGCAGTTCCCCAATAACATTCTCGCCGGCATGTGTGCGTTCAAAGAGACCGCCCAACTGGAGCTTGAAACACCCGAGGCCCGCCAGGCGCCAAAAGTCGCTTTCTGA